The Streptomyces sp. ICC1 DNA window AACCATGCGCCCCGACACGCCTGCCGAGCACATCGCCGAAGCCGAGCGCCTCATCCGCACGGCGACCCGCTACCCCGAGGACCAGGAGCCCTTGCTCCTCCAGGCCGCGGCCCACCTCGAACTGGCCGACGCACGCGAGCGGGCGAGCACGCTCTACGACCAACTCCTCGCGGCCGAACCGGCCGACCCCTCCCTGATCAAGGCGCTCCAGGCCGCCAACCTCTGGGAGTACGGCCACGAGCCCGAGGCCCGCGCCCTGATCTCCGGCATCCGCGCGGCGGCCCCCTCGGACCCGGCGCCCTGGGAAGTCATCGCCGAGGCCCTCGAAGCCCACGACGAGCTGGAAGCCTCCCACGAGTGCTTCACGGAGGCGGCCACCCTGCTCGCCCCGGACAACGCCCCCCTCACCCGGGCGACCACCGCGCTCCTCACGGGCCGCCACCGCGTACGCCGCCTCCTCGGACTCCCGCACGACGACTGGGACATGGTCGCGGACACCCGCCACATCGGCCCGATCCCGCTGGACGAACTCCACGACCCCAAGCGCATCTGGGCCCTCGGCTCCGACGACCCCGCCGAGCTCCGCGCCGAGATCGCCCGCCTGCGCGCCGAGCTGGGCGACCGCCGCGCCGCGCTCTCCCGCCCGTTCCCGGTGGCGATCCTGCACTGGCCGGCGCGCGAGCTGGCGGAGCTCCTGACCTCGTACCCGACGCTGGCCGCCGAGTACCCCTCCCACGACGCCCACCTGGCACAGGTCGAAGCCTCCCTGCGCACCCTGGCCGCCTCGGGCACGACCAACCTGGGCATCGTCACCGCGAGCGTCCCCTCGTACGAGGCCTTCGCGGCCTCGGAGAAGACCTCCCCGTCCTCCCCCTCGCTCTTGGTCGAGTACGCCACGACCCTGGCGGCCCGAGGCAAAGCCACCCCGTGGCCCCCGACGGGCACGTCCACGTGCTGGTGCCAGTCGGGCAAGCCGTACGCGGAGTGCCACGGCACGAGTGAGTGAGTGAGTGAGTGAGTAAAACCAGTCACAACCTGACTGAAGTGGATCTCTCTCAGGGCTTTTCGGGTCACATTCCGACAGGTGTTGTCAGTCGGCCTTGATACAACGGGGCTGCGACGATCAACCCCCGAGGAGATTCCGTGACGTCTGGCAACCACCCGAGCCCTTCGAAGCCCGTCACCGGACTGCACGAAACGCTGATCACCACAGGGCTCGAGGAACAGCTCCAGGAACTCATCGCCGCGGGAAGCGTCGTCATAGCCGATCAAGTCAGCGGCGAGTCCTCTCAGCACGTACTGACCCGACACGTTGCCCACGCGATCGGCGAAGTCCTGAAGAGGCTGGCACCCAGCGACCAGGTGCACGCGGCGAACGAGATCCTCCGGTCCCTGAGCACGTT harbors:
- a CDS encoding SEC-C metal-binding domain-containing protein, whose amino-acid sequence is MRPDTPAEHIAEAERLIRTATRYPEDQEPLLLQAAAHLELADARERASTLYDQLLAAEPADPSLIKALQAANLWEYGHEPEARALISGIRAAAPSDPAPWEVIAEALEAHDELEASHECFTEAATLLAPDNAPLTRATTALLTGRHRVRRLLGLPHDDWDMVADTRHIGPIPLDELHDPKRIWALGSDDPAELRAEIARLRAELGDRRAALSRPFPVAILHWPARELAELLTSYPTLAAEYPSHDAHLAQVEASLRTLAASGTTNLGIVTASVPSYEAFAASEKTSPSSPSLLVEYATTLAARGKATPWPPTGTSTCWCQSGKPYAECHGTSE